GATGGCTACATGCCCATGTCTCCTGGGGTGGCTCCAGTGCCCAGCAACCGCAAAGGAAATGGGGACTATATGCCGATGAGCCCCAAGAGTGTATCTGCCCCACAGCAGATCATTAACCCCATCAGACGCCACCCGCAGAGAGTGGACCCCAATGGCTACATGATGATGTCTCCCAGTGGTAGTTGCTCCCCTGACATTGGAGGTGGGtccagcagcagtagcagcatcAGCGCAGCCCCTTCTGGGAACAGCTATGGGAAGCCATGGACAAATGGAGTAGGGGGGCACCATACCCATGCTCTTCCTCATGCCAAACCCCCTGTTGAGAGCGGTGGTGGTAAGCTCTTGCCTTGCACAGGTGACTACATGAACATGTCACCAGTGGGAGATTCCAACACCAGCAGCCCCTCAGAATGCTACTACGGCCCAGAAGATCCCCAGCACAAGCCAGTTCTCTCCTACTACTCATTACCAAGGTCCTTTAAGCACACTCAGCGCCCTGGAGAGCCAGAGGAGGGTGCCAGGCACCAGCATCTTCGTCTCTCTTCTAGCTCTGGACGCCTTCGCTATACTGCAACTGCCGAAGATTCTTCCTCTTCTACCAGCAGCGACAGCCTGGGTGGGGGTTACTGTGGGGCTAGACCAGAGTCTAGCCTCATGCATCCCCACCACCATGTCTTGCAGCCCCATATGCCTCGAAAGGTAGACACAGCTGCACAGACCAACAGCCGCCTGGCTCGACCCACAAGGCTGTCCTTGGGGGATCCCAAGGCAAGCACCTTACCCCGGGTACGagagcaacaacagcagcagtctTCCCTGCACCCTCCCGAGCCCAAAAGCCCAGGAGAATATGTGAATATTGAATTCGGGAGTAGCCAGCCTGGCTATTTAGCTGGCCCTGCAACTTCCCGTAGTTCTCCTTCAGTTCGATGTCCACCCCAGCTCCACCCAGCTCCCAGAGAAGAGACTGGCTCAGAAGAGTACATGAACATGGACTTGGGGCCAGGCCGGAGGGCAACCTGGGAGGAGAGTGGTGGAGTTGAGTTGGGCAGAGTAGGCCCTGCACCTCCAGGGGCTGCTACCATTTGCAGGCCAACCCGATCGGTGCCAAATAGCCGTGGTGACTACATGACCATGCAGATAGGCTGTCCTCATCAAAGCTATGTGGATACCTCACCAGTGGCCCCAGTCAGCTATGCTGACATGCGGACAGGCATTGCTGCAGAGAAGGTGAGCCTGCCTAGAACGACAGGAGCtgctcctcctccatcctccactgcctctgcttctgttacACCTCAAGGAGCAGCTGAGCAGGCTGCCCACTCTTCCTTGCTGGGAGGCCCTCAGGGACCTGGGGGCATGAGTGCATTCACCAGGGTGAACCTCAGTCCCAACCATAACCAGAGTGCCAAAGTGATTCGTGCAGACACTCAAGGGTGCCGGAGGAGGCATAGCTCTGAGACCTTCTCAGCACCTACTCGGGCTGGCAACACAGTGTCCTTTGGAGCAGGGGCTGCGGTAGGGGGCAGCGGTGGAGGTGGCAGCACTGAGGATGTAAAACGTCACAGCTCTGCATCATTTGAGAATGTGTGGCTGAGACCTGGGGACCTAGGGGGAGCCTCCAAGGAGTCGGCTCCTGTGTGCGGGGCTGCTGGGGGCTTGGAGAAGAGTCTTAACTACATAGACCTGGATTTGGCCAAGGACGTTAAGCGGCGCTCTCAGGACTGCCCCTCTCAACAGCAGTCCctaccaccccctccccctcaacAGCCCTTAGGCAGCAATGAGGGCAACTCCCCGAGACGCTCCAGTGAGGATATAAGTACCTATGCCAGCATCAACTTCCAGAAGCAGCCAGAGGACCGTCAATAGCTTAACTGGACATCATAGCAGGTGCGTTTTTTATGGTGGCAAAGTCAGAAGACAAAAGTGCTTTTACCACCGGGTGCTTGAGTTCtgttcttttccctccttcccttctcactCCTTCCCACAGTGTCCTTGGGGAGGATACACTttcaggaggtgggggtggggggagtagtgGGTCAGGGGACACAGATGCTCACCTCACAACGACACCTGGCAGATAGTCAAAGAAATGTGTTTGGAGCAGCCACAGAAGGGCTTCTGTATTTGAGAATTCCCAAGTGTAAAACTTGCTGCAGCGTTTTAAAACTTACATTCTAGAAAACCAGTTCTGAGGTTTGACGAGTTCCTTCATAGGAAtcattctcttctatctggaagtTTTCTTTTGACTAAATATTAAGGCCAGCCCTTAGCAGCAGGGACAATTCTACCAAAAATACTTGCTAATACAGGAGCTAAAAAGCCCTCGTTTTAAGATCCTTTCTCGGAGTTCTGAAGGGCAAGCTTACCGAGTGGCTGTGTGCACTTTTGTTCTGTGATTCCACACTACCAAAGTAGTTATAAACAGCAGCGACTTTTATTTAAGCTCTCTTAAAAAGATTCACGAGTCAGAGCTTTTCAGGCACAAGTGTTTATAGAGAAATTCTTACCTCTCTCTGATCTCCAAAGAAAGGAATTGTGGggcacattttctttttgttcttgtacTGGGTTTCATGAAATGTTTTTCACACACAGACCTACCATCTTGCAGGCATGGCTGCTTTGGTACAGAATATGCAATAAACACCATGCGCCTGGGACCCATTATGAGTTAAGAGTTATGGGAGTTCACCCTAGCCTGTCTGCCCTGTAGTTCCTTTACTTGTATTGAGGCATCACACATACCATTTGGGGGCTACTGTACATTTTTTCTGTAAGATTGCTTGACATTTCTCTAGTAAAATGAACGGGCACTTGGTCAGGGGAAAGAGGGTGTTTGTTCTGGTGCGCGTTGAATGATGGGGCAAACCTGTGTATTCTTCATTTGTAgggtatttgtttttctttaagtttatgaCTAGATGCCTCAGAGAAGTTGAAAGTTGGCTTTAGGTTATCTGTGGCCCAGGCTGTATTGAAAATGAGAAACATTTGTAATAGAAAGTTAGTTCTGTGAGCCTGTTTTCTGGTGGTCATTGTGGGTAGAAGAGAGAAGTGTCATTCCCAGATAATGTGATGAGTTGGCAAATCAGAATGTTCCAGAATGGGAAGCAGTTTATTCTGACAAACTGATTACCTCATGAATTTTATATATGCTTCACAGGAAGAGCactgaaaaacatttattcttcTTAATAGGGCTCTTTGTGAGAAATTAATTTGTGCCTTGGGCTTTTATCAAtaggaaataataataaagaataggAAGGATAATAAAGTGATTGTGTGGTCAAAATGGTCCTGATTCTGCTTCCAACAATTAACGTTCTCTATTTTGTAGGACCAAATGGAGGTAGATGAATATTAAAACTCAAGTTTTATGTGATATGTTAAGAAAGCACctattttgatttgttctttatTTCAGTGCTTGCTTTCATCACTAggacagagattttttttattattattattattgtattgttTGCCAACATAAAATTCTTGGTTATTTCTAACATGGGTTTTGAGGGTTGGGACTCCTGCAATACTTTCTTTGTAAACTGCTTACTTCATAAAGTAGGAGGAACCTGAAGCAAACAGATCCAGTAACACAGGaggtaaaggaagaaaagaattttcCCCCtcatttactttcttattttctataaatttggttttacaaaatagaataagcagtgttttgtcttttgaggaaATGAAATGACCAAATCGAATCCTCATTGTTTTAAAAGGGGATTTAAAAGAAAACCCTGCTTAtgtagagaacacacacacacacacacacacacacacacaccacaaaaatcCTTCCCCTCCCAGAACTTTAATGCTCAGCTTTTCAatcttaattttcttaaaaaaaatgataatccAGAAAAATCAGTCATGTCTGTTTCAGAATAGCAATAGATCATCCTTTGCCAAATGCCAAAAGTAGACTTCTACAATGTGTATCtaaattttaagtgtgtgtgtgtgtgtgtgtgtgtgtgtgtgtgtgtgctttaagcAGAGTGCCTAGTGTTACCTGGTGCTGTACACACTCCATTGTGCTTGCTTTTGCTAAGTTTAAAGGTTTTGTTTGCTAGTCAGTTATCACCAGAGGCTGAGCGGAATCAGACCTGCCAGTGGCAAACAGCTTCTGCTCACAGTGAGTTTTCAGTTAGCTATTTTAACCTCCCCTGCCATTGCTGTCTCTGCTACTTCGCctgtctttgggggtgggggtgggggtggggggaacaaaCCCTAAAACAAGGTTAAAGGAATACAGCTGccacaagggtgtgtgtgtgtgtgtgtgtgtgtgtgtgtgtgtgtgtgtgcgtgcgcgcgcgcgcccgcccgcccgcccgcccgcgcgTTCTCTGAGACATCAAACATCTCAGCTTGTTTACTTTGTTTCAATGTCAGCTCAAGGAGAGCCATTTGTGAAGCATTTAGCTCCCTTGCACAGGATTTGACTGATTGAACAACAAtcttttctgtgtctcttttcTCTGATGCATGTCAGGGTCACCTCTAACTTAGTTCTGAACTGTTAGATTGTGTTGTGGAAAGAtcactccctcccacccccctttcTTTTGTCCCCACCTCCTAGTGCATGGTCCATGCAATAGTACAGTCATTGTGGCCTACTGTCTGTAGCGGGTTAATCCAGAGCCCAAAGTGGAAAGCTAAAAGGACCCCCTGGGCCGTCTAAATACCTTTAACCAGCATTTGCCTTAGATTTGACTTTACTGTTGAAACTGAAGCTTGGCAGACAGAGAACACTTTTGCTGATACAGACTGGAGTCATCCTttcgggcttttttttttttttttttttttttttttttttttgtcatcctTTTGTTAAGCCCTTCACCCCCCCCCTAAAAAGAGGATTTTACCATTGGTCTCCGTCCCTGTTTTTCCTTCCTGCGACCTCCAAGATTCCATGTCTccacagctcacagctgcctctcttcctgcccccacctcctttCCGCGATGCTCCCCGCCCCCTGGCCTTTGGAGCTGGCGCAGACCCGCTAGCCCTGGCACTTTCCCTTTTCCCGGGTCACCTCCGCTTCCTGCCTGAACCTCTCTTTGCTTGGCTCTGGCCCCCGCCTCTTCCAAGAGCCCTCCCGCCCTGGGTGGGAGAGACAGCCGCGGAGGCCCTTCAGACTCCCACCCCCGCCTGGCTCCGTCTTCGCGGGATGCAGGGCCCCTTCCCAGGCTTCGAGGTTGGCCCTGGCAGCCGAGCCTCCGCCCCTCAGGCCGGCGGGCTGGACGCCATGTGCCGATTGGCTCCTGAAAGAGCCAATCAGCATGAGTGATGGCCGGGGCGGGGGCAGGGTAGGCTGGGGCCTCGCTGGGAAAGCTCGCTCACCCTTGTGGGTGCTGCAGAGCTCGTCCGGGTTCTTTCGCCCCCAAGTCTAAGATGTGATGCGCTCCGTCTCTATTGCATCTCTGCCAGACTCATAAGAATGAAAAACACTCCTCAGCGGGTTGACGGAGGCCGGAAACACCCCACTTCCCCTtctttttaattgagaaaaaaagaaatcaggccGCGACCATGTGACATGCCCCATTTTGTTTTCCTCCTGTCTTTACTATGGTTTACTACGACGCTGTTCCTTTATTTCCCATCTCTAGTCTGCACGCAGGAGCGAGCGGCAGACAGCACGTGGTTTGGTATTGACAAGGCTGGGTCAGGGTTCTTACATTTATGTCTCTTgctaaaaggaaggagaaggagacacaAGGTTGTTAAGGGGTCATTCGGAGAAAAACTCCTTTTCCTTGAAAGAGCCTGAGGCTCTTTCCAGTAACTAACAATATACACTTTATTGAGCACCTGCTGTTTACAAAGGACAAGAACTGGATAAGATCAAGGAAAATtgatcctccccaccccccttgtGAGGGAACTCAGAAGTGTAGGCTACAGCTTACACATTGTTAAGTGTCTTCTGAATCATTAGAAACGCTGGAAGACTATAGGGTGTTCCTTTACCAAGATTTTGAGAAAGAGTGGGCGTGTTTTTCAGACATTTGGTTTTGGCCAGTGACATCCCATCAGGGCAGTCTGGGCTGGTTTTAAGGCTTGTTCTAATTGTACTGTGCCCtcataaaaatttttttcatgagATGTGTTATTGGTATAGGGAATGGAAAagatactaaagaaaaaaaaaagaaatctctaaaAGTGTTTTCTTCCCCTATTCTCAAAAGTGCTCCTCAGCAGCCAGCATCCTTCTCCATCGCTGACTCCTAAGCCTCAGGGGTCGTGCTTTTATGAGGTGCCCATGGGAAAAGCACAGGTAAAAACAGTCTAAGGACAGCTTCAGTGAGAAAGGACTCAGGTTTCTTGAGAGCATAGGAAaagagttacttttttttttttttttttttagtatctaactttttatttcctgcttatgtttttaaaaaatatatctctaTGTAGTAACCATCTATTTGAACACATCTAATATTGCCTTACAGGAAAGAACTTGAGCTCCAAACCAgcatgctgcttttttttttttttaatctttttattttcttcttccagttTATCGAAATTCCTGGAAAATCACTTTGTGCTATCTTGAATGAGGCCATGGAAAATAAGTCCCTCCTGGGAGGGAGATCTTGAGTTCTAGCCTCGTGACCTTGATCGAGTCACTTAGTTTCCCTGGGTCTGTTTCCTCATCAGTAACTGGAGAAGTTTGTTCCACATTGTTCTAACCTTCTTTGCAGCTCTAAACATAGGGATGTTTTGGAGCAAATGACTGATATTCTTTCATGAGTCATCTGTACTGGGCTTGTGTCTCCAGAAGCAGTAGTTGGGGCCATGGTAAAGTGTGTGGGGATGtccccatcagttctctccttaccTCCATGTCCCATCCTCTGTCTGGGTACACGGAGGCATGGAAGGAAGGCTCTTAgacttaggattttttttttaattttttttttttttttttttttagaaagggcATTTTGATGTTTTAATAAACTTTAAGGCAAAGCCCccctgattttatttatttacaggttTGGAGCCATCTCCAGGCTGGATTGGTCTCCTCacatctcatttaaaaataaactatgccATGAGTATGCACATCATCTGCAGATTTCTGCTTTCTGAGGTCACCTATCAGGAGGATCACACTCCACAGTGTAGGTCAGGCTGTAACCAATGCACGTCTGTGACCTTGTTCAACATATCTTCTGTTGAGAATCTCCCCCTTCTTGTAGGCTGTCATTTTATGGATAGTGTTTCTTATTTTTAGCATCAGCATTCTCCAGTGAGATACCCATTCAAGAGAGTGGACAAGAAACCCGAGAACCTCACCTGAGGGCTGTGGGCTGTTTTTCTACATGTTTCTTGTACAATTGAATTTTCCCCTGTTAGACAtactaaagtttcttttcttataGGTAAAATGTATGCTGTCCTGGGACTTTAGAATTTAGAATGTGCTTTAGAATTTTGGAGCACTTAGCTGAACTATTAATATATGTATTCTGTTGACTGACCCAACAATATCTTGGCTTTGGAGTTGTCAATATATTCAGAGGCTCTCATGATAGTCACAACATCTCTACATGGACTTCATAAGTCTATATACTTTTCATTTACAACTATTTTCCTATATTCCTACTACAGTCAGATTAGtcagatttatttactttctcctccctctccccatcctcctcctcctttttgggggggggtggtgttggtggtggtggtttattgagacagagtttctctgtgtaacagagccctgccTGTCTtggactcaatttgtagaccaggctggccttgaactcacagagatctgcctgcctctccctccagagtgctagaattaaaggtgtgcgcaaCCATGGCCGGCTAAGTCAGATTTCTTAGCTGAGTTGGAGATAAATGGTTCCTTTTATTGTGATGGGTTAGTAATAATAGAACCTCACAGATTTAaggttctgttttgttgttttaaagaaagcCTTTTCCTTAGTTATTCCCTTATGTTAGGGAACTCCTGAAAATAGCATTCAATGAAAATGACTTATTATGATCCAGTGACCCTTTTTTATACTAGTATTTTTAGGgtggtctttaaaaataataagtattcTCTTAcatttataattatgtatttgatttattattttttgcatTACCTCATAGATCCATAACTTCATGGCcaactttaaaaattcttttttaaatgttatatttgaaaaatgtttaaaaagcatCACGGCATGGAGGTTTTAGCAGAATTACATCTTCATGCTGCACACTACAATTCTAGTGTATTTCAGTCTAATGTGAAACCATTTAGGAAGTGAGTAGAGGGCTATTTGAAGTGATTGGCTCATAGGTATCATCAGTTGACATCTACTTTTGTCTTATAGAAATGGCAGTGTTTTTCCCAATCTTAATTCATAGAAAAAGGGAGATAACAGAGGAGGCCAGGCTAAGTTACTTGTAGCCATAGTGAAAGAGATCTTTTCCTTTTTGGTAAGATTCTTGCTACAGGCTCTGCTATCACTTATTTGTTGAAGTAAATTTGGCTAAATGCTGTTTGCATGTTTTCCTTGAGTCACTGATCTTTGAATAAcagggtttttaaaaatgataggtttatgtagacaaggctgcacATCCCTTTCAGCCCCTGTACTGTCTTCATTCCCGACAGCATGTGAATATAATACTAAGGTCAGAGGTTAACTTAATTATGTCAgtcttccatagagaggaatcTAGTGGTTTCATCTCTGTATCTCTAGTGCTTTTTTGCCTGAGCTGAGCTGCATTCAATGCTCCCTGTACCActtcatgttttaattttgtttcttgcaGTTCCATGCTTTGTTATGTATCCTTCTGGCCCATTGTTTGTTTGACCAAGTGTTCCCTGATGCACAGTCTCTGATCTACCTTGACATAATCAGGTCATGTTGCTATCAGTATTGTTTAGTCTTTAGAATGTTTAAGTAATCAAAGAGCTGTGATTTCATTCCGAATGCATGTTGCATTGCAAACAAATTATGTCTTGCATGGGAAGTTCTAATTCTTGCTTTCAGGAAAGACATAAAACATGTTcagttgttttaaaagtcaacCTAAAAAATAGCAGTGGGGCCAACCAGAGGGCTCTATGAGTagaaaaagtgcttgctgtccaAGTCTGACAGATGACTTCTGTTTGAGAGCTAGAACCCAGGGTGATAGGAGAGACTTGACTTCcaaaagtcatcctctgacctccacacatgccctTGCacttacacagacagacagacagacagacacaccttACATATAcacagcaataacaaaataacaaatttactactaataaaaaaaatagctgaTACTTGCAGGCCACTTGAAGACTTGTGTAACTCAACTGTCATTCATCTAATCTCCCAAGATCACTTCTCTGTTCATTGGTAAATTATTTGGAGTCCTCAATGTGTAAATACTCCCGAATTTCATCAGATCTTGGCAGttgctctggtgtgtgtgtgtgtgtgcgtgtgtgtgtgtgtgtgtgtgtgagagagagagagagagagagagagagagagagagagagagagcaagggcaTGTATGAGTTTGATGTTGGGCATCTTCTTTAATGGCTCTTCATCTTATTACTTGAGGCAGGGTGGAGTTCACTGAATTGGCTGGCCAGCAGCCAAGAAGCTgctcagcaagccccagggattcttctgtctctagtTCTCCAGCAGCACTGGGATTCTAGGcttgtcctgatttttttttctcatgagtgCTGGaactcaaactcaagtcttcattcTTGAACACAAGTGCTTGTCAACTGAAGTGTCTCCTCAGTCTCAATAACCAGATCTTTAACAACTCCACTATAGTCTTTAAACCTACCTATTTGCCAATTACAacataaattgttggctgttggCCAAACAGTCCCCTGGCCACGcctgtcctttcttcttcctcagtaAACACCATTGAGCACTAGAACATGTCAAATTGTTTAATTTCTATTACTAGTGGGTAAGGCCAGGCACATGGCTATAGAGAAGACACCGGGAAGAAGAAACCCCCAAAGTAATTATCAAATTTCTTTTGACATAATTCATCTGGgacaaaagaaaagttaaaatttgGAATGTATAATCCATGTAAGCAGAGATTTTCATAACTCTGTAGAACAGAAGTATTAgtgtttaaggtttttttttaaacaaacaaacaaaaaaacaaacaaacaaacaaaaaaccccaaccaaaatAATCACGACTTTCCTCCCTggcagcaaaacaaaataatcagttATTTGGTGAGGTTGTTGAACTTGTCATGGTTCACTTTCAGTTAGGCAGGAAGAAAGCAAGTGACGGGTATCTTTGGTTTGGGCCTTTGGTCCAAATGAAGCAGGAAGGAGAGGGTCCAGCCTGAAATAAATAGAGCTTGAAAGTGGGGTCTGTTACTGGTTGGTTGGCCTCAGGAAGCATGAAGgctgtaaaataaattataatcctTTGTATCTTAGCTTTGTTATTAAGGGACTCCGCTCCTCCTTCAGGTGGGTTTAAGTGTTGTTTTGTACTTCTCTGTTTTCAGTCCTGAAAGACTATAATCCTCTAAACTATGCTTGCTTCTGCTTGGGAATGCAACATCCTTTGCATTCACCATTCATCACTctccattatttttaaatatgtggcAGTTTCCCTGAGAAGCtaaaggagaattttttttttaaggttcccAGCCTGCTCATATAATTTGTTTGTTAACTTATCTCTAAATTTCTTAAATACTAACATAAAAAGTGATGTTTCATTTGgcattttcatgtatatatatatgattatatttggTCTTACACATTCCCTTCTCAGGCTTTCCTTCTCCATTCTCCTGCCTGCCTCTTTTTGCTTCCCTGCCTTTTCCTAAGGAGTTCCCTGTCTACTTATATGTCACGTGTATTCTATTatgttttttctcttcttacctctctctcctttctcctctactactactactacaacacacacacacacacacacacacacacacacacactccaagaaggagggggaaggggagaggaggcacttgattttgtctttctgtgtttgaCTTGTTTCACTTAGCACAGTGACTTCCAGTTCCATTATCCATTGGCTTGGTGATAGACGGCCACAGTGTTTCTCTTCTTTAGCTGCTGTGAGTAGTGCAACAGGAAACATGGTGTATTGACTTAAGTCCTTTGTGtttatacccaggagtggtatggctgagTCATATAGAAGTCCTGTTTGTAGCTTTTTGAGGCACCTCCAAACTGATTTCTATAGTGCCTGTATCATTTACATCCTCACTAGTGATACAGATgattccccctctttctttacatcctaATCTACAGTTGAGCCATTTGTCCTATTGGTGGTTGTCATTTGGACTGGCTGAGATGAAATGTCAATGTAGTTCTCTTTTGTGTTTCTCTGACGGAGAAGGATGTTGAACACTGTTTCAAATATGCATTAGCCAGTTGTATTTCACTTGAGAACAGTCTATTCAGTTCCTTGACCCACTTATTGACCgaattttgtttttggttttaatttttacagtTCTTTATATAGTCACGATTAATTCCCCATCTGTTTATAGTTGATAAGGTCCACCCCTCCCATTTTATAGGCTTTCTTTTCACTCTGATGTTTGTTCCCTTTGCTATGAGTCACACTGTTATTAAAATTAAGACATGCTGGAATGATGCCTccccagttaagagcactgcctcctcttccacaggacctgggtttaatttccagcacccacatggtgactcacaaccatccataactccagttttaagggatctaatgccatcttctggccccTGCGAGTACTACATGCCTTTGGTGTACTGACATGCATCCTGGcaatacacccatacacattaaactACATTCGTCTTTTTAGAAATTAAGATATGCTGTATGTTTACatactttaatttcaaaattaagtgttctttttttttcttttaaaacgaGTCTCCTTtccacctgcttcttcctgcttcttccaTGCTCTCTTCCCAAGGCCATCAAATGccacttgcttttgtttgtctTCCAGAATTGAACTATCTATATAGACTCTCTTGAATTTTAGATACAGAAAGTTTCTAGAGATTGTATTTAAAGATGAAAGATGTTGGTTAAGAAGTGGTTAgccaggagcctgatatggctgtctcctgagaggctctgccagagcctgacaaatacagagatggatgcagccaa
The nucleotide sequence above comes from Arvicanthis niloticus isolate mArvNil1 chromosome 17, mArvNil1.pat.X, whole genome shotgun sequence. Encoded proteins:
- the Irs1 gene encoding insulin receptor substrate 1 — translated: MASPPDTDGFSDVRKVGYLRKPKSMHKRFFVLRAASEAGGPARLEYYENEKKWRHKSSAPKRSIPLESCFNINKRADSKNKHLVALYTRDEHFAIAADSEAEQDSWYQALLQLHNRAKAHHDGAGGGCGGSCSGSSGVGEAGEDLSYDTGPGPAFKEVWQVILKPKGLGQTKNLIGIYRLCLTSKTISFVKLNSEAAAVVLQLMNIRRCGHSENFFFIEVGRSAVTGPGEFWMQVDDSVVAQNMHETILEAMRAMSDEFRPRSKSQSSSSCSNPISVPLRRHHLNNPPPSQVGLTRRSRTESITATSPASMVGGKPGSFRVRASSDGEGTMSRPASVDGSPVSPSTNRTHAHRHRGSSRLHPPLNHSRSIPMPSSRCSPSATSPVSLSSSSTSGHGSTSDCLFPRRSSASVSGSPSDGGFISSDEYGSSPCDFRSSFRSVTPDSLGHTPPARGEEELSNYICMGGKGASTLTAPNGHYILSRGGNGHRYIPGANLGTSPALLTGDEAAGAADLDNRFRKRTHSAGTSPTISHQKTPSQSSVASIEEYTEMMPAAYQPGGGSGGRLPGYRHSAFVPTHSYPEEGLEMHHLERRGGHHRPDTSNLHTDDGYMPMSPGVAPVPSNRKGNGDYMPMSPKSVSAPQQIINPIRRHPQRVDPNGYMMMSPSGSCSPDIGGGSSSSSSISAAPSGNSYGKPWTNGVGGHHTHALPHAKPPVESGGGKLLPCTGDYMNMSPVGDSNTSSPSECYYGPEDPQHKPVLSYYSLPRSFKHTQRPGEPEEGARHQHLRLSSSSGRLRYTATAEDSSSSTSSDSLGGGYCGARPESSLMHPHHHVLQPHMPRKVDTAAQTNSRLARPTRLSLGDPKASTLPRVREQQQQQSSLHPPEPKSPGEYVNIEFGSSQPGYLAGPATSRSSPSVRCPPQLHPAPREETGSEEYMNMDLGPGRRATWEESGGVELGRVGPAPPGAATICRPTRSVPNSRGDYMTMQIGCPHQSYVDTSPVAPVSYADMRTGIAAEKVSLPRTTGAAPPPSSTASASVTPQGAAEQAAHSSLLGGPQGPGGMSAFTRVNLSPNHNQSAKVIRADTQGCRRRHSSETFSAPTRAGNTVSFGAGAAVGGSGGGGSTEDVKRHSSASFENVWLRPGDLGGASKESAPVCGAAGGLEKSLNYIDLDLAKDVKRRSQDCPSQQQSLPPPPPQQPLGSNEGNSPRRSSEDISTYASINFQKQPEDRQ